From one Mustela nigripes isolate SB6536 chromosome 16, MUSNIG.SB6536, whole genome shotgun sequence genomic stretch:
- the LOC132003486 gene encoding C-C motif chemokine 3-like, which yields MEVPAAGLAVLLLTAALCSQTSPSFFGADTPTTCCCFYISRQIPRKFVVDYYETSSQCSKPGVIFQTKRGRQICAHPREAWVQEYISDLELNA from the exons ATGGAGGTCCCTGCGGCTGGCCTGGCCGTCCTGCTTCTCACCGCGGCACTCTGTTCCCAGACCTCCCCTTCCTTTT TTGGTGCTGACACCCCGAccacctgctgctgcttctaCATCTCCCGGCAGATTCCTCGGAAATTTGTGGTCGACTATTATGAGACCAGCAGCCAGTGCTCCAAGCCTGGTGTCAT TTTCCAAACCAAAAGAGGCCGGCAGATCTGTGCCCACCCGAGAGAGGCCTGGGTCCAGGAGTACATCAGCGACCTGGAGCTGAATGCCTGA